A region from the Medicago truncatula cultivar Jemalong A17 chromosome 6, MtrunA17r5.0-ANR, whole genome shotgun sequence genome encodes:
- the LOC25495726 gene encoding SWI/SNF complex component SNF12 homolog: MSVNNNNNPSKGIGASSSSFGNAGMPSNSMSTNPVFSQAQAQAQAQAQAQAQMAAGFQGQFPQSQAHAIVQAQNKAQAQAQAHAQAAAVAHAQLQAHLQAQGLSLNQNQVGGLGNLGVSSSSMSTPGSGSAKRGPLKPPMRPVGFPPQNNFSPLRPMELTPAAARRKKQKLPEKPMQERVAAILPESALYTQLLEFESRVDAALSRKKVDIQEALKNPPCIQKTLRIYVFNTFANQIRTIPKKPNAEPPTWTLKIVGRVLEDGVDPDQPGVVQKSSPMYPKFSAFFKKVIITLDPRLYPENNTIMWDSYRSPAPQEGFEVKRKGDKEFSVNIQFYMNYAPEKFKLSPALTEVLAIDVDTRPRIIAAIWHYVKARKLQNPSDPSFFHCDQPLQKVFGEEKVKFTTVSQKISPHLFPPPPIVVEHQIKLSGNSPAGSACYDAMIDIPFPIQRELSALLANVEKNKEIETCDESICGIIRKIHEHRRRRAFFLGFSQSPVEFINALIESQSRDLKAAAGEPSRSAEKERRADFFNQPWVEDAVIRYLNRKPAAGSDAPGST; encoded by the exons ATGTCTGTGAACAATAATAACAACCCTTCTAAAGGCATTGGTGCTTCTTCATCATCCTTTGGTAATGCTGGAATGCCCTCTAATTCTATGTCTACAAACCCTGTTTTTTCacaagcccaagcccaagcccAGGCTCAAGCTCAAGCTCAAGCCCAAATGGCTGCTGGTTTTCAAGGCCAGTTTCCACAGTCACAAGCCCATGCTATAGTTCAAGCACAAAATAAGGCTCAGGCTCAAGCTCAGGCTCATGCACAAGCTGCAGCAGTAGCTCATGCTCAGCTCCAGGCTCATTTGCAAGCTCAAGGGTTGAGTCTTAATCAGAATCAGGTTGGTGGTTTAGGGAATTTAGGTGTTTCGTCGTCGTCGATGTCTACGCCTGGGAGTGGCAGTGCGAAACGTGGTCCTTTGAAACCACCTATGAGGCCGGTTGGATTTCCGCCTCAGAATAATTTCTCACCGTTGAGACCAATGGAACTCACGCCTGCTGCTGCACGGAGAAAGAAGCAGAAGCTTCCTGAGAAACCGATGCAGGAAAGGGTGGCTGCTATATTGCCGGAATCTGCTCTTTATACACAGCTTCTCGAGTTTGAGTCTCGTGTGGATGCTGCACTTTCTAGAAAGAAGGTTGATATTCAGGAAGCGCTGAAAAATCCGCCTTGTATTCAGAAAACTCTTCgtatttatgtatttaacaCTTTTGCGAACCAAATTCGCACGATACCTAAGAAGCCAAATGCCGAGCCTCCGACGTGGACACTGAAGATAGTTGGGAGGGTATTGGAAGATGGTGTTGACCCTGATCAGCCGGGAGTAGTTCAGAAGTCGTCACCGATGTATCCAAAGTTCTCggctttctttaaaaaagtaatCATTACTTTGGATCCGAGGCTATATCCTGAGAACAACACTATTATGTGGGATAGTTATCGATCACCTGCTCCTCAAGAAGGTTTTGAAGTGAAGAGGAAAGGGGATAAAGAGTTTTCGGTGAATATACagttttatatgaattatgCACCTGAGAAGTTTAAGCTTTCACCAGCATTGACGGAAGTTCTTGCTATCGACGTTGATACTCGTCCAAGAATTATTGCTGCAATATGGCACTATGTGAAGGCTAGGAAACTGCAGAACCCTAGCGACCCTTCTTTTTTTCACTGTGATCAGCCTCTTCAGAAAGTATTTGGGGAAGAAAAGGTGAAGTTCACAACGGTTTCGCAGAAAATATCACCACATTTGTTCCCTCCACCACCTATAGTTGTGGAGCATCAGATCAAACTATCGGGAAATAGTCCAGCTGGGAGTGCTTGTTACGATGCGATGATTGATATTCCTTTTCCTATTCAAAGGGAGTTGTCTGCACTATTGGCAAATGTTGAGAAGAACAAAGAGATTGAAACATGTGATGAATCGATATGTGGAATCATTAGAAAAATCCACGAGCATCGTAGGAGACGGGCATTCTTTCTTGGTTTCAGTCAATCTCCAGTAGAATTTATTAATGCCTTGATTGAGTCTCAAAGCAGGGATCTGAAAGCTGCAGCTGGAGAACCTAGTCGCAGTGCTGAAAAAGAGCGCCGAGCAGATTTTTTCAACCAACCATG GGTTGAAGATGCTGTTATTCGATATTTGAATCGCAAACCAGCTGCAGGAAGTGATGCTCCAGGAAGCACATGA
- the LOC25495728 gene encoding ATPase family AAA domain-containing protein FIGL1, which translates to MAPLSQETIARLKEYNYSPLIFETERQATLILQRLDKFRDLNNNHVGATLNNTLQQQQLREKLNTLQQQVQLRQQQQFQLGQQKRLNSIVAQKDGKKIKNEAEVIAPVVPQYINKLYGVPAFVPPINNNVSNIGNNAPINSNVSKIGNGAPINNNVSKIGNSAPINNNWSNTGNYSSQFTNIWDRATNNKCVDDLRGPDGQLPEKLRNVTPHHIEHVSNEIMIKNPNVHWDDIAGLAHAKKCVNEMAIYPLRRPDLFMGCRSPGKGLLLFGPPGTGKTMIGKAIAGEAKAAFFYISASSLSSKWYGEGEKLVRALFGVASCRQPAVIFVDEIDSLLSQRMSNGNEHEASRRIKTQFLIEMEGFDGGDDQVLVIGATNRPQDLDEAARRRLTKRLYIPLPSSEARAWIVRNLLEKDGLFKISNEEMEIICNLTEGYSGSDMKNLVKDASMGPLREAMEQGIDIMELKKEDMRPVTLQDFKNSLQEIRPSVSPNELGTFEQWNKQFGTLAV; encoded by the exons ATGGCTCCGCTCTCACAAGAAACCATAGCAAGACTAAAAGAATACAACTATTCTCCACTCATATTCGAGACTGAACGTCAAGCCACTTTGATTCTACAACGTCTTGATAAATTTCGAGATCTTAACAATAATCATGTAGGAGCAACGTTGAATAATActctccaacaacaacaactaagaGAAAAGTTGAATACTTTGCAACAACAAGTCCAACTCAGACAACAGCAACAATTCCAACTCGGACAGCAGAAACG TCTTAACAGTATAGTTGCACAAAAGGATGGgaagaaaataaagaatgaagCTGAAGTAATTGCACCTGTCGTACCACAATACATCAACAAGCTCTACGGTGTCCCCGCTTTTGTCCCCCCTATTAACAACAATGTGAGCAATATTGGAAATAATGCACCGATTAACTCCAATGTAAGCAAGATTGGAAATGGCGCACCTATTAACAACAATGTGAGCAAGATTGGAAATAGTGCACCTATTAACAACAATTGGAGCAATACTGGAAATTATTCTTCCCAATTTACCAACATATGGGATAGAGCTACAAATAATAAATG TGTGGATGACCTGCGTGGTCCTGATGGTCAACTTCCTGAGAAGTTGAGGAATGTAACACCTCACCACATTGAACATGTCAGCAACGagattatgattaaaaatcCCAATGTCCACTGGGATGATATTG CTGGACTGGCCCATGCCAAAAAATGTGTCAACGAGATGGCCATATATCCTCTGCGACGTCCTGACTTATTTATGGGCTGCCGTTCTCCTGGGAAAGGTCTGCTGCTATTCGGTCCACCA GGAACTGGTAAAACAATGATTGGAAAAGCCATAGCTGGGGAGGCAAAGGCAGCCTTCTTTTACATATCTGCAAGCTCGCTATCTAGCAAATGG TATGGTGAAGGTGAAAAGCTAGTAAGAGCCCTCTTTGGAGTGGCCAGTTGTCGTCAGCCAGCAGTAATATTTGTTGATGAAATAGATTCGCTCTTGTCTCAG AGAATGTCAAATGGTAATGAGCATGAAGCATCTAGACGTATCAAGACACAGTTTCTTATTGAAATGGAAGGCTTTGACGGTGGTGACGACCAAGTCTTGGTTATTG GCGCAACAAATCGTCCGCAAGATCTTGATGAAGCAGCACGAAGGAGACTTACTAAACGACTGTACATTCCCCTACCATCGTCAG AGGCAAGAGCTTGGATTGTACGTAACCTTTTAGAGAAGGATGGCTTATTCAAGATATCAAATGAGGAAATGGAGATTATATGCAACTTAACAGAAG GTTATTCAGGATCAGACATGAAAAACTTAGTGAAGGATGCTTCTATGGGTCCACTAAGAGAGGCAATGGAACAAGGTATAGATATTATGGAGTTGAAAAAAGAGGATATGAGGCCAGTAACTCTTCAG GACTTCAAGAATTCCCTGCAAGAGATAAGGCCTTCTGTTTCACCTAATGAACTTGGCACTTTTGAGCAATGGAACAAGCAATTTGGAACCCTAGCTGTTTAG